The segment AGGAGGATGGCGAAGATACCCCAGAGGCCGATGTCGTCTACGAAGCCCAAGGGGCCGAGTACAAGTTCGGGGATCAGGTCGATCGGCGCGAACGTGTAGATGACAGCGGCGATCGCGGCGACCCACGTCGTCGGCGCGACGCGATGCTGCCGCCTCTTGACGGCCTTGAGGAAACTCCACCACATTCGCCCAGTGTGCGCCAGGACGTGAACAATGCCGGACTGCTGCGGAAGTTTGACTGCAAGTTCACAGCGATCACCAAGTCTTGAGTGATCTCGGTGATACCCCGGTGCGCCTTGATGAGGTCCGCTGTCCCGGCCGAATCTCCTGCCCCTGTGGCGCAAGTGCGTCGGCCGGGAACGCGATCAGGCAGACTCGTCGTTCGCGGTCGCTTCGATCCAGTCGACTGCTTCGTCGGAGAGATAGAACCCCTCGGTTCCGGCTTCACCGATCCACCACGCGTCCGATGTCAATGACCCGCCTGCTGCCACGATCTTGCTCAAGACCTCTGTGGAGACGGCGTCGCCGTTGTGGGCAATCAGCCACGCCTGCGCGTCACCGTCCAGCAGCGGCCACCACTCGATGGTTTTCATCCGCTCAGACTGTCATCGATGGGC is part of the Microbacterium terregens genome and harbors:
- a CDS encoding YkvA family protein → MWWSFLKAVKRRQHRVAPTTWVAAIAAVIYTFAPIDLIPELVLGPLGFVDDIGLWGIFAILLTREQRRWLTGLSQRAPDARDLGNRPPAHP